In Ochotona princeps isolate mOchPri1 chromosome 21, mOchPri1.hap1, whole genome shotgun sequence, a single genomic region encodes these proteins:
- the RBM15B gene encoding putative RNA-binding protein 15B, translating to MKRQSERDSSPSGRGSSSSAKRPREREREVEAGGRRAAHKASGGGGGGAAKHPVPARPRDKPRGSSGGGHRDGRGAGDANHRAGSGRSSGAGGGGRGGKASGDPGASPRASPLPPPPPPPPPPGAEPAAPGSSASAPEYKTLLISSLSPALPAEHLEDRLFHQFKRFGEISLRLSHTPELGRVAYVNFRHPQDAREARQHALARQLLLYDRPLKVEPVYLRGGGGSSRRGSSSSAAASTPPPGPPAPADPLGYLPLHGGYPYKQRSLSPVAAAPLREPRARHAAAAAAFALDAAAAAAAAAGLSRERALDYYGLYDDRGRPYGYPAVCEEELMPEDDQRATRNLFIGNLDHSVSEVELRRAFEKYGMIEEVVIKRPARGQGGAYAFLKFQNLDMAHRAKVAMSGRVIGRNPIKIGYGKANPTTRLWVGGLGPNTSLAALAREFDRFGSIRTIDHVKGDSFAYIQYESLDAAQAACAKMRGFPLGGPERRLRVDFAKAEETRYPPQYQPSLLPVHYELLTDGYARHRNLDADLRVRDRTPPHLLYSDRDRAFLEGDWGSPGAGKGSERRNSLEGYGRAVRSRSGERWGDGERGVAKAWDERRKRRSLSNERGRATHSPYEERSRTKGGGQPSERTPERSRKENHSGEGSKEAGGSGLSNSRHGAEERGHHHHHHHEPADSGHGKKARESERNHRTTEAEPKAPEEPKPETKKLKTLAEYAQTLQLGWNGLLVLKNSCFPTSMHILEGDQGVLSGLLKDHTSGSKLTQLKIAQRLRLDQPKLDEVTRRIKQGSPNGYAVLLATQAAAGPGPEAMPAVEPGLQRRLLRNLVSYLKQKQAAGVISLPVGGSKGRDSTGMLYAFPPCAFSQQYLQSALRTLGRLEEEHMVIVIVRDSA from the coding sequence ATGAAGCGGCAGAGCGAACGCGACTCGAGCCCGAGCGGACGCGGCTCCTCGTCGTCGGCCAAGCGACCGCGGGAGCGCGAACGGGAAGTCGAggcgggcgggcggcgggcggcgcaCAAGGcctccggcggcggcggcggcggcgccgccAAACACCCGGTCCCCGCGCGGCCCCGCGACAAGCCCCGCGGCAGCAGCGGGGGCGGACACCGCGACGGCCGCGGCGCCGGAGACGCGAACCACCGCGCGGGCAGCGGCCGCTCCTCGGGCGCCGGCGGCGGGGGGCGCGGCGGCAAGGCCTCGGGGGACCCGGGCGCGTCGCCCCGGGCGTctccgctgccgccgccgcctcccccgccgccgccgcccggggCCGAGCCTGCAGCGCCCGGCTCGTCGGCCAGCGCGCCCGAGTACAAGACGCTGCTCATCAGCAGCCTGAGCCCCGCGCTGCCCGCCGAGCACCTGGAGGACCGGCTCTTCCACCAGTTCAAGCGCTTCGGCGAGATCAGCCTGCGCCTGTCGCACACGCCGGAGCTCGGCCGCGTGGCCTACGTGAACTTCCGACACCCGCAGGACGCGCGCGAGGCCCGCCAGCACGCCCTGGCCCGCCAGCTGCTGCTCTACGACCGGCCGCTCAAGGTGGAGCCGGTGTACctgcgcggcggcggcgggagcagccggaggggcagcagcagcagcgccgcCGCCTCCACGCCGCCCCCGGGGCCGCCGGCGCCTGCCGACCCGCTCGGCTACCTGCCGCTGCACGGAGGCTACCCGTACAAGCAGCGCTCGCTGTCCCCGGTGGCCGCCGCGCCCCTGCGGGAGCCCCGCGCCCGGcacgcagccgccgccgccgccttcgCCCTGgacgcggccgccgccgccgccgccgccgcggggtTGTCCCGGGAGCGGGCGCTCGACTACTACGGGCTCTACGACGACCGCGGGCGCCCCTACGGCTACCCGGCCGTGTGTGAGGAGGAGCTGATGCCCGAGGACGACCAGCGGGCCACGCGCAACCTCTTCATCGGGAACCTGGACCACAGCGTGTCGGAGGTGGAGCTGCGCCGCGCCTTCGAGAAGTACGGCATGATCGAGGAGGTGGTCATCAAGCGGCCGGCGCGGGGCCAGGGCGGCGCCTACGCCTTCCTCAAGTTCCAGAACCTCGACATGGCGCACAGGGCCAAGGTGGCCATGTCCGGCCGGGTGATCGGTCGCAACCCCATCAAGATCGGCTACGGCAAGGCCAACCCCACCACCCGCCTCTGGGTGGGCGGCCTGGGACCCAACACCtcgctggccgccctggcccgGGAGTTCGACCGCTTCGGGAGCATTCGCACCATCGACCACGTCAAAGGCGACAGCTTCGCTTACATCCAGTACGAGAGCTTGGACGCGGCCCAGGCCGCCTGCGCCAAGATGCGGGGCTTCCCGCTGGGGGGCCCGGAACGCAGGCTGCGGGTGGATTTTGCCAAAGCGGAGGAGACACGGTACCCGCCGCAGTACCAGCCCTCGCTGCTCCCCGTGCATTACGAGCTGCTCACCGACGGATACGCGCGTCACCGGAACCTGGACGCGGACCTTCGGGTGCGGGACCGGACCCCTCCGCACCTGCTGTACTCGGACCGAGACCGGGCTTTCCTGGAAGGGGATTGGGGCAGCCCGGGCGCCGGGAAGGGCTCGGAGCGCAGGAACAGCCTGGAGGGCTATGGCCGCGCCGTGCGCAGTCGCAGCGGCGAGCGCTGGGGCGACGGGGAGCGCGGTGTGGCCAAGGCCTGGGACGAGCGGCGGAAGCGGCGGAGCCTTTCCAATGAGCGCGGACGGGCCACCCATTCCCCGTACGAGGAGCGGAGCAGGACCAAGGGGGGCGGGCAGCCCTCGGAGCGGACCCCCGAGCGCAGTCGCAAGGAGAACCACTCCGGGGAAGGGAGCAAGGAGGCCGGGGGCAGCGGCCTGAGCAACAGCCGGCATGGGGCGGAGGAGCGgggccaccaccatcaccaccaccacgaGCCTGCCGACTCTGGCCACGGGAAGAAGGCCAGGGAGAGCGAGCGCAACCACCGGACCACCGAGGCCGAGCCCAAGGCTCCGGAAGAGCCAAAACCCGAGACCAAAAAGCTGAAGACGCTCGCCGAGTACGCACAGACGTTGCAGCTCGGGTGGAACGGGCTTCTGGTGTTGAAAAACAGCTGTTTCCCAACGTCTATGCACATCCTCGAGGGGGACCAGGGCGTCCTCAGCGGGCTCCTCAAAGACCACACCTCGGGCAGCAAGCTGACCCAGCTGAAGATCGCCCAGCGCCTGCGGCTGGACCAGCCCAAGCTCGACGAGGTGACCCGGCGCATCAAGCAGGGGAGCCCCAACGGCTATGCAGTGCTCCTGGCCACGCAGGCCGCGGCTGGGCCCGGCCCGGAGGCCATGCCCGCGGTGGAGCCGGGCCTGCAGAGGCGCCTGCTCAGGAACCTGGTCTCCTACCTGAAACAGAAGCAGGCGGCGGGTGTGATCAGCCTGCCGGTGGGGGGGTCCAAGGGCAGAGACAGCACGGGCATGCTCTACGCCTTCCCGCCCTGCGCCTTCTCCCAGCAGTATCTGCAGTCAGCCCTGCGGACCCTGGGCCGGCTGGAGGAGGAGCACATGGTGATCGTGATCGTCCGGGACAGCGCGTAG
- the MANF gene encoding mesencephalic astrocyte-derived neurotrophic factor: MWVTHGLAVALALSVLPGGRALRPGDCEVCISYLGRFYQDLKDRDVTFSPASIEKELVKFCREARGKENRLCYYIGATDDAATKIINEVSKPLAHHIPVEKICEKLKKKDSQICELKYDKQIDLSTVDLKKLRVKELKKILDDWGETCKGCAEKSDYIRKINELMPKYAPKAASARTDL, encoded by the exons atgTGGGTCACGCACGGGCTGGCGGTGGCGCTGGCCCTGAGCGTGCTGCCGGGCGGCCGGGCGCTGCGGCCGGGCGACTGCGAAG TTTGTATTTCTTACCTGGGAAGGTTTTACCAGGATCTCAAAGACAGAGATGTCACTTTCTCACCAGCCAGTATTGAGAAAGAACTGGTCAAGTTCTGCCGGGAAGCCAGAGGCAAAGAGAATCGGCTG TGTTACTACATCGGGGCCACCGACGACGCGGCCACCAAGATCATCAACGAGGTGTCAAAGCCACTAGCCCACCACATCCCCGTGGAGAAAATCTGTGAGAAGCTCAAGAAGAAGGACAGCCAGATCTGTGAGCTCAAATATG ACAAGCAGATCGACCTGAGCACAGTGGACCTCAAGAAGCTCCGTGTGAAAGAGCTGAAGAAGATCCTGGATGACTGGGGGGAGACATGCAAAGGCTGTGCGGAGAAGTCGGACTACATCCGCAAGATCAACGAACTGATGCCCAAATACGCACCCAAGGCTGCCAGTGCACGGACTGATTTGTAG